The following are encoded in a window of Naumovozyma castellii chromosome 10, complete genome genomic DNA:
- the NCAS0J01170 gene encoding translation initiation factor 2A (ancestral locus Anc_4.194) — protein MASQFVLKTSQDIELFQGYPVFKQQSTDSNDSQTISSLISPCGRFLAFSTKTEVKVFTGETLETQLFKLPLIDVYDLHFSPSGNYLSTWERASNIEPDHKNVKIWYLNEEFQDDQPIEPVYEYQAKTQNGWSLQFSKLDNYAIRLFKKELRIVKVDHKHKRFDFDNPYATLTQESETQFFSTYLISPADHPTICTFTPEKGGKPALLTIWPILEGKITKKIATKTFFKADSCQLKWNLQGNAVLCLAITDFDSSNQSYYGENTLYLLSFQGVNGTLGGSSVRVSLTKGPIHDFTWSPTSRQFGVISGFMPATIAFFDLKGNVVHSLPQQAKNTMLFSPTGRYILIGGFGNLQGSVEILDRHDKFKCITKFNATNTSVCKWSPGGEFIMTATTSPRLRVDNGIKVWHVTGKLVFVKEFKELLKVDWRSPCNFKTIKDSHIIKDWNPISTSNDEPLALDPKISSKVQLQVDASVAAFEAKNPNTANANKGGTSNGQGKPAGAYRPPHARRLGSNTSSGSNSSNASAGRVRTVPGMAPPKENNVAAKSKRRRPKKENTPDANTIQSNGAVVDGSANKEASPEEKKIRSLLKKLRSIETLKQRQAVGDKLEDTQVLKIQTEEKVLSDLQKLGWKDE, from the coding sequence ATGGCCTCACAATTCGTGCTTAAGACATCTCAggatattgaattattcCAGGGATACCCAGTTTTCAAACAACAAAGTACTGATTCGAATGATAGTCAAACTATTTCCTCATTAATATCTCCATGTGGTAGATTCTTAGCATTTTCTACCAAGACAGAAGTTAAAGTGTTTACTGGTGAAACATTAGAAACTCAACTATTCAAACTACCATTGATCGATGTCTATGATTTACACTTTTCTCCATCAGGTAATTATTTGAGTACTTGGGAAAGGGCGTCCAACATCGAGCCAGATCATAAGAATGTTAAGATCTGGTATTTGAACGAAGAATTCCAAGATGATCAACCCATAGAACCAGTTTATGAATACCAAGCAAAGACTCAAAACGGCTGGTCCTTACAATTCTCTAAACTTGATAATTATGCTATCAGattattcaagaaggaaCTAAGAATTGTTAAAGTGGATCATAAACATAAGAGATTCGATTTTGATAATCCATATGCCACGTTAACTCAAGAGTCAGAAACGCAATTTTTCTCCACCTATTTAATTTCACCAGCAGATCATCCAACGATTTGTACTTTCACTCCAGAAAAGGGGGGCAAACCTGCTCTCTTAACCATATGGCCCATTCTAGAGGGTAAGATTACCAAAAAGATTGCCACCAAGACTTTCTTCAAGGCAGATTCATGTCAATTGAAATGGAATCTACAAGGTAACGCCGTATTATGTCTTGCCATCACTGATTTTGACTCTTCCAACCAATCATACTATGGTGAAAATACTTTGTATCTGTTATCCTTCCAAGGTGTCAACGGTACACTAGGTGGTAGTTCAGTTCGTGTTTCATTAACTAAGGGTCCCATCCATGATTTCACCTGGTCCCCCACTTCTAGACAATTTGGTGTCATTTCTGGGTTCATGCCAGCTACCATTGCATTTTTCGATTTGAAGGGGAACGTGGTACATTCATTACCACAACAAGCTAAGAATACGATGCTTTTCTCCCCCACTGGTAGATACATCTTAATTGGTGGGTTTGGTAATTTGCAAGGTTCTGTAGAAATCCTAGATCGTCATGATAAATTTAAGTGTATTACTAAATTTAATGCAACAAACACATCCGTGTGTAAATGGTCCCCCGGTGGTGAATTCATAATGACTGCAACTACTTCACCTCGTTTAAGAGTGGATAATGGGATTAAAGTGTGGCATGTTACTGGGAAACTAGTATTTGTGAAggaatttaaagaattattgaaagtggATTGGAGATCACCATGTAATTTTAAGACCATAAAGGATTCACACATTATTAAGGATTGGAACCCAATTTCCACTTCCAATGACGAACCCTTGGCATTAGATCCTAAGATTTCATCCAAGGTGCAATTACAAGTGGATGCCAGTGTTGCTGCATTTGAAGCCAAGAATCCCAATACTGCCAATGCTAATAAAGGTGGGACATCTAATGGTCAAGGGAAGCCAGCGGGTGCTTATAGACCACCTCATGCAAGAAGATTAGGTAGTAATACATCCAGTGGAAGTAACAGTTCTAACGCGTCTGCTGGACGTGTTAGAACGGTTCCAGGTATGGCTCCaccaaaggaaaataaCGTTGCTGCTAAGAGTAAGAGAAGAAGACCTAAGAAGGAGAACACTCCTGATGCAAATACCATTCAAAGTAATGGTGCGGTGGTAGATGGTAGTGCTAATAAGGAAGCGTCTCctgaagagaagaaaatcagatctttattgaagaagttgagatcaattgaaactttgaagCAAAGACAAGCTGTCGGTGATAAATTGGAGGACACTCAAGTGTTGAAAATTCAAACTGAAGAGAAAGTGTTAAGTGATCTACAAAAACTTGGATGGAAGGACGAGTGA
- the MUP1 gene encoding Mup1p (ancestral locus Anc_4.195), with product MSGSKGFISQLNVFNKDNYQFGSSDKTSKAKSSTTATSEEVGSDVEAGQQFVTELDQGEKKLGLVSCIGLICNRMLGTGVFAVSSTIYTLCGSIGLALIMWAVGAIIAISGLYVYMEFGTAIPKNGGEKNYLEAIFKKPRFFITSMYAAYVFFLGWAAGNSVNTAVMFLTAAGADVTTWNQRGIAVAVIFFAFFINSVSVKTGLYIQNALGIFKIFIVLFISVTGWVALGGGLKDGYQTHNFHDAFAGTENATAYGIVTALYNVIWSFVGYSNVNYALGEVKDPVRTLKIAGPTSMVFIAIVYIFVNVAYFAVVPKEKLISSKLVLAADFFDIVFGEHGKKAAAAFVGLSALGNVLSVIFSQGRIIQQLGREGVLPFSNFFASSKPFDSPMVGLFQHMIICLITFLAFPAGDAYLAISNLISYPMNIINFAISAGLLWIYYQRRQGKIEWNPPIKAGVCITTFFMLSNVYLIIAPYVPPSNGESVYESLPYWIHCVIAWGIFAIGGVYYLVWAQILPRIYHYKLETKDILGDDGFWRVQIVKVYDDESKNVQNDAEGDSPSVENIELEMVESKKDADEGLHSRLS from the coding sequence ATGTCTGGCTCCAAGGGATTCATCTCCCAACTAAATGTGTTCAATAAGGACAACTATCAATTCGGATCATCCGACAAGACATCCAAGGCAAAAAGTTCTACCACTGCAACTTCAGAAGAGGTAGGCTCCGATGTTGAAGCCGGTCAGCAGTTTGTTACCGAATTAGACCAAggtgaaaaaaaattgggtCTAGTATCATGTATTGGGCTGATTTGTAATAGAATGTTGGGTACAGGTGTGTTCGCCGTCTCATCCACCATTTATACATTATGTGGTTCCATAGGGCTGGCATTAATCATGTGGGCCGTCGGTGCCATTATTGCCATCTCAGGGTTGTACGTCTATATGGAATTCGGTACTGCCATCCCCAAGAATGGTggtgaaaaaaattatttggaaGCCATCTTCAAGAAACCAAGATTCTTTATTACATCCATGTATGCCGCATACGTCTTCTTCCTAGGTTGGGCTGCTGGTAACTCTGTCAACACCGCTGTCATGTTCTTAACCGCTGCGGGCGCTGATGTGACTACATGGAATCAAAGGGGTATTGCCGTGGCAGTTATATTTTTCgcattcttcattaattcaGTAAGTGTCAAGACCGGTCTTTACATCCAAAATGCATTAggtatcttcaaaatatttattgttCTTTTCATTTCAGTCACAGGTTGGGTCGCACTTGGTGGTGGTTTGAAAGATGGGTACCAAACTCATAATTTCCATGATGCATTTGCCGGTACAGAAAATGCTACTGCCTACGGTATTGTTACCGCATTGTATAATGTTATCTGGTCATTCGTTGGTTACTCAAACGTCAATTACGCTCTTGGTGAAGTCAAAGACCCAGTCAGAACTTTGAAGATTGCCGGTCCTACCTCCATGGTCTTCATCGCCATTGTCTATATCTTCGTTAACGTTGCATACTTCGCTGTGGTtccaaaggaaaaattaatttcttccaaattagTCCTAGCCGCAGATTTTTTCGATATTGTCTTTGGTGAACATGGTAAGAAGGCTGCTGCTGCTTTCGTGGGACTAAGTGCCCTAGGTAACGTCCTCTCTGTTATCTTCTCACAAGGTAGAATCATCCAACAATTAGGTCGTGAAGGTGTTTTgccattttcaaatttttttgcAAGCTCCAAACCTTTTGATTCACCAATGGTCGGTTTGTTTCAACACATGATCATCTGTTTGATAACATTCTTGGCTTTCCCTGCAGGAGATGCGTATTTGGCTATCAGTAATTTAATCTCCTACCCAATGAACATTATCAACTTTGCAATCAGTGCCGGTTTACTTTGGATTTACTATCAAAGAAGACAGGGCAAAATTGAGTGGAACCCACCAATTAAAGCGGGTGTATGCATTACAACTTTCTTTATGCTCTCAAATGTTTATTTGATCATTGCTCCATACGTACCACCTTCTAATGGAGAATCTGTTTACGAAAGTTTACCATATTGGATTCATTGTGTTATCGCATGGGGTATTTTCGCCATTGGTGGTGTGTATTATCTTGTATGGGCTCAAATATTACCCAGAATATACCACTACAAGTTGGAGACCAAGGATATACTGGGTGATGATGGATTCTGGAGAGTTCAAATTGTTAAAGTCTATGACGATGAGTCAAAGAACGTGCAAAACGATGCTGAAGGTGATTCACCTTCAGTTGAGAACATTGAGTTGGAGATGGTGGAGAGTAAGAAGGACGCAGATGAAGGTCTTCACAGTAGGCTTTCCTAA